CGGCCTCGACTGGGGCAGCATGCAGGGGCCGCTCTCCGCGACCATCCTGCTCACCCTGCCCAACCGTGTCGCCTGGCCGATGTTCGGGGCGGTCGTGGCCGCCTCCCCGGTGTATCCGCTCCTGAAGGGCTCGGGCGGCCTGTACAGCGGTTATGTCTTCAGCTCCGTCGTTCTGGCCGGCCTCGTCATCTACGGTCTGACCCGTCTGACCGACCTCGTCACGGAACTGCACGACACCCGCGAGCAGTTGGCCCGCATGGCCGTAACCCAAGAACGCCTCCGCTTCGCCCGGGACCTGCACGACCTGCTCGGCTACAGCCTGTCCACCATCACGCTCAAGGGCGAGCTGGTGAACCGGCTGATTCCCACCCGGCCGGAGCTGGCCGCGGACGAGACCACCTCCCTGCTGCTCGTCGCGCGGCAGGCCCTGGCCGACGTACGTCTGGTCTCGCGCGGCTACCGGGACATGTCGCTGCGCGACGAGGCGGAATCGGCCGCAGGGGTTCTGATGTCGGCCGATGTCCGCACGGAGGTCGACGTGCAGGTCGAACGGCTGCATCCTGTGGTCGACACGGTCCTCGCGACCGCGTTGCGGGAAGGAGTCACCAACATCCTTCGGCACAGCAAGGCCGAGGTATGTACCATCAGGGCCACCAGCGAAACGGAAACGGTTCTCCTTACGCTGGTGAACGACGGAGTGGCGAACGGGGGGGAGCCTGACACGCGTTCCGGTGGGGGGAGCGGTCTGGGCAATCTGCGGACCCGGCTCACCGCCATCGGCGGGGAACTGACGGCCGGCGTCGACGAGAGTGGCCTGTACCGCCTCGTCGCACGGGCCCCGCTGCAGCCACACAAGGGTGAGGCTCCCGCGGGCACGGCCGCCGAGAGGTCCGCAGCCTGAACAGGGCTGATCAGACGAGCCACCGCTGCCTGGGGGAGGTAACAGGTGCTGTCCATCACTGTCCTGCTCGCTGAGGACGTGCACATGATCCGCGGTGCGCTGGTCGCCCTGCTGGAACTCGAGCCCGATCTGAAGGTCATCGCCACCGTGGAGCGGGGCGACACGATCGTCAGCACCGCGCTCGAGGTCCGGCCCGACGTGGCGGTGATCGATGTCGACCTGCCGGGCATGGACGGTCTGACGGCCGCCGCCGACCTGCATGAACGGCTCCCCAGCTGCCGCTCCCTGATTCTCACCAGCCTGGGCAAGCCCGGCACCCTGCGCCGTGCCATGTCGGCCCATGTGTCCGGCTTCCTGCTGAAGGACTCCCCTCCGGACCAGCTCGCCAGCGCCGTGCGCTCCGTCGCGATGGGCGGACGTGTCGTCGACCCCCAACTCGCCATGACCGCCTGGGACTTCCCGGACAATCCGCTGTCCCGACGGGAGATGGAGGTGCTGCGGCTGGCGGC
The genomic region above belongs to Streptomyces sp. CG1 and contains:
- a CDS encoding DNA-binding response regulator, which translates into the protein MSITVLLAEDVHMIRGALVALLELEPDLKVIATVERGDTIVSTALEVRPDVAVIDVDLPGMDGLTAAADLHERLPSCRSLILTSLGKPGTLRRAMSAHVSGFLLKDSPPDQLASAVRSVAMGGRVVDPQLAMTAWDFPDNPLSRREMEVLRLAARGADAAEIAGCLYLTKGTVRNYLTSIVGKLGARNRVDAIRIAEDAGWIP
- a CDS encoding sensor histidine kinase, with the translated sequence MPDAFRRSESSEGAEGSPPASSRLALAPRLARAIVLLVLICYCSIIILNVLQTGGASTAKLTVCVCIVLLEFGVQFALASPSARTWPLRWRLVTLGVQAVLTYLPAAWFGLDWGSMQGPLSATILLTLPNRVAWPMFGAVVAASPVYPLLKGSGGLYSGYVFSSVVLAGLVIYGLTRLTDLVTELHDTREQLARMAVTQERLRFARDLHDLLGYSLSTITLKGELVNRLIPTRPELAADETTSLLLVARQALADVRLVSRGYRDMSLRDEAESAAGVLMSADVRTEVDVQVERLHPVVDTVLATALREGVTNILRHSKAEVCTIRATSETETVLLTLVNDGVANGGEPDTRSGGGSGLGNLRTRLTAIGGELTAGVDESGLYRLVARAPLQPHKGEAPAGTAAERSAA